A part of Agromyces protaetiae genomic DNA contains:
- a CDS encoding dodecin family protein, translating to MTVARITTITARSEESFDDAIKLGIARAHETLRNVSGAWVKEQTLDITDGEISHWQVTLEVTFVLDD from the coding sequence ATGACCGTCGCACGCATCACCACCATCACCGCCCGGTCGGAGGAGAGCTTCGACGACGCCATCAAGCTCGGCATCGCCCGAGCCCACGAGACTCTCCGCAACGTGAGCGGCGCGTGGGTCAAGGAGCAGACCCTCGACATCACCGACGGCGAGATCTCGCACTGGCAGGTGACGCTCGAGGTCACGTTCGTGCTCGACGATTGA
- a CDS encoding alpha/beta fold hydrolase, protein MSRRNALLLCTGLAWAGAVAVTACAGSGGAQREASGPLATSDPALTATPTPRPDVDGLVALGDGRSVFATCAGEGSPTVVLISGKGNGAEDWHDVLAPDDPAHDSSGDDLPWGLGELGPSEDAVFPQVARFARVCAYDRPDIRSGSDATTPRPQPHTVDDDVDDLAALLAALDEPGPYVLVPHSYGGLIALLYARTHPDDVAGLVLDDAASPLIADVADATALANWDASNATTSPQLREGVEVLDAFARIDAAPPLPDVPAVVLTADKPWRTDLLPPDVAAVPTVTFDDWLEASALLADALDAPHLTETDSGHDIHLYDPALVVEQIRLVVDEARLGALLPSE, encoded by the coding sequence ATGTCCCGCCGGAACGCACTCCTCCTGTGCACGGGGCTCGCCTGGGCCGGTGCCGTCGCCGTGACGGCCTGTGCCGGGTCGGGCGGCGCGCAGCGCGAGGCATCCGGTCCGCTCGCGACATCCGACCCCGCGCTCACCGCGACCCCGACGCCGCGACCCGACGTCGACGGGCTCGTCGCCCTCGGCGACGGCCGCAGCGTCTTCGCGACGTGCGCGGGCGAAGGATCGCCGACCGTCGTGCTCATCTCGGGCAAGGGCAACGGCGCAGAGGACTGGCACGACGTGCTCGCCCCCGACGACCCGGCGCACGACTCGTCCGGAGACGACCTGCCCTGGGGGCTCGGCGAGCTCGGCCCGAGCGAGGACGCAGTGTTCCCGCAGGTCGCGCGCTTCGCGCGCGTGTGCGCGTACGACCGCCCCGACATCCGCTCGGGAAGCGACGCCACGACCCCGCGCCCGCAGCCGCACACCGTCGACGACGACGTCGACGACCTCGCGGCGCTCCTCGCCGCCCTCGACGAGCCAGGCCCGTACGTGCTCGTGCCGCATTCGTACGGCGGGCTCATCGCCCTGCTGTACGCCCGCACCCACCCCGACGACGTCGCGGGCCTCGTCCTGGACGACGCCGCCTCGCCCCTCATCGCCGACGTGGCCGACGCGACGGCGCTCGCGAACTGGGACGCCTCGAACGCGACGACCTCGCCGCAACTCCGCGAAGGCGTCGAAGTGCTCGACGCCTTCGCGCGCATCGACGCCGCACCGCCGCTGCCCGACGTGCCCGCCGTGGTGCTCACCGCCGACAAGCCGTGGCGCACCGACCTCTTGCCGCCAGACGTCGCGGCGGTGCCGACCGTGACGTTCGACGACTGGCTCGAGGCATCCGCGCTGCTCGCCGACGCGCTCGACGCGCCGCACCTCACCGAGACGGACAGCGGCCACGACATCCACCTCTACGACCCCGCCCTCGTCGTCGAGCAGATCAGGCTCGTCGTCGACGAGGCGCGGCTCGGGGCCCTGCTGCCGAGCGAGTGA
- a CDS encoding DedA family protein — translation MDDQTATALAASPWLVPALFALVVGDAFLVVLPGETAVVALGALWAATGHPPLWATLAAAAAGAITGDALCYLIGRRIGLDRWRWQREGRAGAAIQRARATVHRRTAVLVFTARYVPFARIAVNLAAGAGRVPLARYLPLSIGAGVLWAAFNTTVGATVGQAFADQPLVAVAVSVPVAIVLGLLVDRLVAVIDSRRRRV, via the coding sequence GTGGACGATCAGACGGCGACGGCGCTCGCGGCCTCGCCGTGGCTCGTGCCGGCGCTCTTCGCACTCGTCGTGGGAGACGCGTTCCTCGTCGTGCTCCCCGGGGAGACCGCGGTCGTGGCGCTCGGGGCGCTGTGGGCGGCCACGGGCCATCCGCCGCTCTGGGCCACCCTCGCCGCTGCCGCGGCGGGCGCGATCACGGGCGACGCGCTCTGCTACCTCATCGGCCGTCGGATCGGCCTCGACCGGTGGCGCTGGCAGCGGGAGGGACGCGCGGGCGCGGCGATCCAGCGGGCGCGCGCGACGGTGCACCGGCGCACGGCCGTGCTCGTGTTCACGGCCCGGTACGTGCCGTTCGCGCGCATCGCCGTGAATCTCGCGGCGGGTGCGGGCCGCGTGCCGCTCGCGCGCTATCTGCCGCTCTCGATCGGCGCAGGAGTGCTGTGGGCGGCCTTCAACACGACGGTCGGCGCGACCGTCGGGCAGGCGTTCGCCGACCAGCCCCTCGTCGCGGTCGCCGTGTCGGTGCCCGTCGCGATCGTGCTGGGGCTCCTCGTCGACCGGCTCGTCGCGGTCATCGACTCCCGGCGCCGCCGGGTGTGA
- a CDS encoding NADPH-dependent F420 reductase translates to MTSIALIGPGRHGLAIANLFASHGVDVVLYHYKPEKARAAAAVVRAHAADGAEVTVADTLADAVAGQEFVVLATLWNDDQRAVVGELGDALVGKIVLDISNPFDRTPQGFVLVTPHDGSTGRFLAKLLPAGAGHVKVFSSIPNPAISGAADQTPPSVLPFLADSQATAERVRPLLEQVGWRPWLVGDISDSRELEVGGRFHVMSGRRGRAVLTPDEMTRYAGPEGRLAV, encoded by the coding sequence GTGACATCCATCGCCCTCATCGGCCCCGGCCGACACGGCCTCGCGATCGCGAACCTCTTCGCCTCCCACGGCGTCGACGTCGTCCTGTACCACTACAAGCCCGAGAAGGCGCGTGCGGCCGCCGCCGTCGTGCGCGCGCACGCCGCGGACGGCGCCGAGGTGACCGTCGCCGACACGCTCGCCGACGCCGTGGCCGGGCAGGAGTTCGTCGTGCTCGCGACCCTGTGGAACGACGACCAGCGTGCCGTCGTCGGCGAACTCGGCGATGCGCTCGTCGGCAAGATCGTGCTCGACATCTCGAACCCCTTCGACCGCACGCCGCAGGGATTCGTGCTCGTCACGCCGCACGACGGCAGCACGGGCCGCTTCCTCGCGAAGCTCCTGCCCGCGGGCGCCGGGCACGTGAAGGTGTTCTCGTCGATCCCGAACCCCGCGATCTCCGGGGCGGCCGACCAGACGCCGCCGAGCGTGCTGCCCTTCCTCGCCGACTCGCAGGCGACGGCCGAGCGGGTGCGGCCGCTCCTCGAGCAGGTCGGGTGGCGGCCGTGGCTCGTGGGCGACATCTCCGACTCGCGCGAGCTCGAGGTCGGCGGACGCTTCCACGTCATGTCGGGGCGTCGCGGCCGCGCGGTGCTGACACCCGACGAGATGACCCGATACGCCGGCCCGGAGGGCCGACTCGCGGTGTGA
- a CDS encoding LLM class flavin-dependent oxidoreductase — MQTHERAAQEAAVQFGIFTVSDITTDPTTGRTPSEAERIQATVTIAKHAEEVGLDVFALGEHHNPPFWSSSPTTTLAYIAGQTSTLQLSTATTLITTNDPVKIAEDYAMLQHVSGGRADLMIGRGNTGPVYPWFGKDIRQGLPIAVEAYELLHRLWREDVVDWEGKFRTPLQGFTATPRPLDGVPPFVWHGSIRTPEIAEQAAYYGDGFFANHIFWPASHTQRMIALYRQRFEHHGHGTADQAIVGLGGQVFMRKNSQDAVRDFRPYFDNAPVYGHGPSMEDFTSQTPLTVGSPQEVIDKTLGFRDYVGDYQRQMFLMDHAGLPLKTVLEQLDLLGEEVVPVLRREFAKNRPANVPDAPTHASLVKAAYGDGEPRQAIPAANRGDNLTAGSPYQDAHATVRTVSTGSAFGPAATRKEAVR, encoded by the coding sequence ATGCAAACGCATGAAAGAGCAGCTCAGGAGGCCGCCGTGCAGTTCGGAATCTTCACCGTCAGCGACATCACCACCGACCCCACGACCGGACGCACCCCGTCCGAGGCCGAGCGGATCCAGGCGACCGTCACGATCGCCAAGCACGCCGAGGAGGTCGGACTCGACGTCTTCGCCCTCGGCGAGCACCACAACCCGCCGTTCTGGTCGTCCTCGCCCACCACGACCCTCGCGTACATCGCGGGGCAGACGAGCACCCTGCAGCTCTCGACCGCGACGACCCTCATCACGACGAACGACCCCGTGAAGATCGCCGAAGACTACGCGATGCTCCAGCACGTGTCGGGCGGTCGTGCCGACCTCATGATCGGGCGCGGCAACACGGGCCCGGTCTACCCGTGGTTCGGCAAGGACATCCGCCAGGGCCTGCCGATCGCCGTCGAGGCGTACGAGCTGCTCCACCGCCTCTGGCGTGAGGACGTCGTGGACTGGGAGGGCAAGTTCCGCACTCCGCTCCAGGGCTTCACCGCGACGCCCCGCCCGCTCGACGGCGTGCCGCCGTTCGTGTGGCACGGCTCGATCCGCACGCCCGAGATCGCCGAGCAGGCCGCGTACTACGGCGACGGCTTCTTCGCGAACCACATCTTCTGGCCCGCGTCGCACACCCAGCGCATGATCGCCCTCTACCGCCAGCGCTTCGAGCACCACGGGCACGGCACCGCCGACCAGGCGATCGTCGGTCTCGGCGGCCAGGTGTTCATGCGCAAGAACTCCCAGGACGCGGTGCGCGACTTCCGCCCGTACTTCGACAACGCGCCCGTCTACGGCCACGGCCCGAGCATGGAGGACTTCACGTCCCAGACCCCGCTCACGGTCGGCAGCCCGCAGGAGGTCATCGACAAGACCCTCGGGTTCCGCGACTACGTCGGCGACTACCAGCGCCAGATGTTCCTCATGGACCACGCGGGCCTGCCGCTCAAGACCGTCCTCGAGCAGCTCGACCTGCTCGGCGAGGAGGTCGTGCCGGTGCTGCGGCGCGAGTTCGCGAAGAACCGCCCCGCGAACGTTCCGGATGCTCCCACCCACGCCTCGCTCGTCAAGGCGGCCTACGGCGACGGCGAGCCCCGCCAGGCGATCCCCGCCGCGAACCGCGGCGACAACCTCACCGCGGGCTCGCCCTACCAGGACGCGCACGCGACCGTCCGCACCGTCTCGACCGGCTCGGCCTTCGGCCCCGCCGCCACCCGGAAGGAAGCAGTCCGATGA
- a CDS encoding glycosyltransferase family 2 protein translates to MGSISVVIPCLDDAEMLRACLAALAAQTRPADEILVVDNGSTDDSLAVALAAGARVIAEPMRGIWPATSAGFDTAAGDLLARLDADSVPPADWLARLESRMGEADRPTVVTGPGRFYGGNAVTRWIARYLYIGGYFTAIGLMLGHPPIFGSNYALRASAWRELRGIVLRDRADVHDDFDLAWRLQPGMTVVYDRRLVVGVSARPFESWAAIGTRLRMAFHTLGVEWRAWSPLDRMDDRRLGRPFAPARDDTGAAAAGAGARADGELDGDSPLTV, encoded by the coding sequence ATGGGCAGCATCTCGGTCGTCATCCCGTGTCTGGACGACGCGGAGATGCTGCGCGCCTGCCTCGCGGCCCTCGCCGCCCAGACCCGGCCCGCCGACGAGATCCTCGTCGTCGACAACGGCTCGACCGACGACTCCCTCGCCGTCGCGCTCGCCGCGGGCGCCCGGGTGATCGCCGAGCCGATGCGCGGCATCTGGCCCGCGACCTCCGCCGGCTTCGACACCGCAGCGGGCGACCTGCTCGCGCGCCTCGACGCCGACTCGGTGCCGCCCGCAGACTGGCTCGCACGGCTCGAGTCGCGAATGGGCGAAGCGGACCGCCCGACGGTCGTGACCGGCCCCGGCCGCTTCTACGGCGGCAACGCCGTCACGCGCTGGATCGCCCGCTACCTCTACATCGGCGGCTACTTCACCGCGATCGGCCTCATGCTCGGACACCCGCCGATCTTCGGCTCGAACTACGCGCTCCGCGCGAGCGCGTGGCGGGAGCTCCGCGGCATCGTGCTCCGCGACCGCGCCGACGTGCACGACGACTTCGACCTCGCCTGGCGGCTCCAGCCCGGCATGACCGTCGTCTACGATCGGCGGCTCGTCGTGGGCGTCTCGGCGCGGCCGTTCGAGAGCTGGGCCGCGATCGGAACGCGCCTGCGCATGGCGTTCCACACGCTCGGCGTCGAGTGGCGCGCGTGGTCGCCGCTCGACCGCATGGACGACCGACGACTCGGGCGGCCGTTCGCGCCCGCGCGCGATGACACCGGCGCCGCTGCGGCGGGCGCCGGCGCTCGCGCCGACGGCGAGCTCGACGGCGACTCGCCGCTGACCGTCTGA
- a CDS encoding glycosyltransferase, protein MKVALFAESFLPHMNGVTHSLLRVLEHLERRGDEALVIAPKAGHVDHGLHGASARYLRSVPMPGYPEVRMTFASAARLTSLMRDFAPDVVHLASPFILGWQGVVAAEALGVPSVAIYQTDVPAYADRYGVRGAAPMLERHLARLHTRATLTLAPSTSAIERLESLGVSGVQRWARGVDTVQFRPDRRSDRRRRELAPGGEAIVGYVGRLAPEKQVADLAAIADLPGVRLVVVGDGPDRADLERVLPGAVFTGFLGGTALAETMAAFDVFVHPGESETFCQTVQEALASGVPVVATGRGGPLDLVESSRTGWLYRPGDLGDLRDRVADLVGDDAKRHAFARAARASVEGRGWDRLGDELVAHYEHVIALKQRSPAVTPLAERLRADASRETSAPRPAWRRYVAVGDSITEGLCDDSRMADGDYRGWADRLAMLLAHGSASGQGIRYANLAVRSRRIDDVVDDQLPTAVALGADLVSVLAGGNDLVKRGADPVALAHRLARAVGVLRSADIDVLVVSAFMPQAPRLAWLRARFETFNAELAPLVRAHGARWLDVSDDASLTGARHWAEDRVHLNSAGHRLLAYAAARELGVPGALELGVLDGLLHEDVDDDRETRLATGRGSPATPCRGSRGASAAAPRATAASPSTRRS, encoded by the coding sequence GTGAAGGTCGCACTGTTCGCAGAGTCCTTTCTCCCGCACATGAACGGAGTCACGCACTCCCTGCTGCGGGTGCTCGAGCATCTCGAGCGCCGCGGCGACGAGGCGCTCGTGATCGCCCCCAAGGCGGGTCACGTCGACCACGGCCTGCACGGCGCATCCGCGCGGTACCTCCGCTCGGTGCCGATGCCCGGCTACCCCGAGGTCCGCATGACGTTCGCGTCGGCCGCGCGCCTCACCTCGCTCATGCGCGACTTCGCACCCGACGTGGTGCACCTCGCGTCGCCGTTCATCCTCGGTTGGCAGGGCGTCGTCGCCGCCGAGGCGCTCGGCGTGCCGTCGGTCGCGATCTATCAGACGGATGTCCCGGCCTACGCCGACCGCTACGGCGTGCGCGGGGCCGCGCCCATGCTCGAGCGGCACCTCGCGCGTCTGCACACGCGGGCGACGCTCACGCTCGCACCCTCGACGTCGGCGATCGAGCGCCTCGAGTCGCTCGGCGTCTCGGGCGTGCAGCGCTGGGCGCGCGGCGTCGACACCGTGCAGTTCCGGCCCGACCGCCGCAGCGACCGGCGACGCCGCGAACTCGCGCCCGGCGGCGAGGCGATCGTCGGGTACGTGGGCCGGCTCGCGCCGGAGAAGCAGGTCGCCGACCTCGCCGCGATCGCGGATCTTCCGGGCGTGCGGCTCGTCGTCGTCGGCGACGGCCCCGACCGCGCCGACCTCGAGCGGGTGCTGCCGGGCGCGGTCTTCACGGGGTTCCTCGGCGGCACCGCGCTCGCCGAGACGATGGCCGCGTTCGACGTGTTCGTGCACCCCGGCGAGAGTGAGACCTTCTGCCAGACCGTGCAGGAGGCCCTCGCGAGCGGCGTGCCGGTCGTCGCCACCGGACGAGGCGGCCCGCTCGATCTCGTCGAATCGAGCCGGACGGGCTGGCTCTACCGCCCGGGCGACCTCGGCGACCTGCGCGACCGCGTCGCCGACCTCGTGGGCGACGACGCCAAGCGGCACGCGTTCGCGCGCGCGGCGCGCGCCTCGGTCGAAGGCCGCGGATGGGATCGGCTCGGCGACGAGCTCGTCGCGCACTACGAGCACGTGATCGCACTGAAGCAGCGCTCGCCTGCCGTCACCCCGCTCGCCGAGCGACTTCGTGCAGACGCGTCGCGCGAGACATCCGCACCCCGTCCCGCCTGGCGGCGCTACGTCGCCGTCGGGGACTCGATCACCGAGGGGCTGTGCGACGACTCCCGGATGGCCGACGGCGACTACCGCGGCTGGGCCGACCGCCTCGCGATGCTCCTCGCGCACGGCAGCGCGTCAGGTCAGGGCATCCGCTATGCGAACCTCGCCGTGCGCAGCCGCCGCATCGACGACGTCGTCGACGACCAATTGCCGACCGCCGTCGCCCTGGGTGCCGACCTCGTGAGCGTCCTCGCCGGCGGCAACGACCTCGTCAAGCGCGGCGCGGACCCCGTCGCCCTCGCGCACCGGCTCGCGCGTGCGGTCGGCGTACTCCGCTCGGCGGACATCGACGTGCTCGTCGTGTCGGCGTTCATGCCGCAGGCGCCCCGGCTCGCGTGGCTGCGCGCCCGGTTCGAGACGTTCAACGCCGAGCTCGCGCCCCTCGTGCGCGCGCACGGCGCGAGATGGCTGGATGTCTCGGACGACGCATCGCTCACGGGTGCGCGGCACTGGGCCGAGGACCGCGTGCACTTGAATTCCGCCGGGCACCGACTCCTCGCCTATGCGGCCGCACGGGAACTCGGCGTGCCGGGCGCGCTCGAACTCGGCGTCCTCGACGGGCTCCTCCACGAGGACGTCGACGACGACCGCGAGACCCGCCTCGCGACGGGGCGTGGATCACCCGCCACGCCGTGCCGTGGATCGCGCGGCGCCTCCGCGGCCGCACCGCGGGCGACGGCCGCGTCGCCAAGCACGCGGCGCTCGTGA
- a CDS encoding polyribonucleotide nucleotidyltransferase: protein MEGPEITFAETVIDNGRFGTRTIRFETGRLAQQAQGSAVAYLDDETMLLSATSVSKQPKDQFDFFPLTIDVEERMYAAGRIPGSFFRREGRPSTDAILTCRLIDRPLRPSFVEGLRNEVQVVVTVLAIEPDELYDVLAINAASLSTQLSGLPFSGPVAGVRVALIDGQWVAFPKYSQLSEAVFSMVVAGRVVTEEDGSQDVAIMMIEAEATDHAWDLIQAGAVKPNEEVIAQGIEASKPFITQLVAAQQQVAATAAKPTAEYPTFPPYQQSTYDVVAGLAYDELKSVYQIAGKVERQDADDALKSRVKAAVAAKVEAGELPESAVGEVSAAYKSVTKLVVRSRVLEEGVRIDGRGLRDIRPLDAEVQVVPRVHGSAIFQRGETQILGITTLNMLKMEQQIDSLSPETKKRYMHNYNFPPYSTGETGRVGSPKRREIGHGALAERALVPVLPTREEFPYAIRQVSEALGSNGSTSMGSVCASTLSLLNAGVPLRAPVAGIAMGLISDTVNGETRYAALTDILGAEDALGDMDFKVAGTSEFVTAIQLDTKLDGIPASVLAGALTQAKEARTTILQVLNAAIDGPDEMAPTAPRVISVQIPVDKIGELIGPKGKTINAIQDETGADISIEEDGTVYIGAVDGPSAEAARAQVNAIANPTNPEVGEQFLGTVVKIATFGAFVSLLPGKDGLLHISEVRKLAGGKRVENVEDVLGVGQKLLVEITKIDDRGKLSLAPVLQEEADTNGRETAPVHAEEPAEGAEV from the coding sequence TTGGAAGGTCCTGAAATCACGTTCGCCGAAACCGTCATCGACAACGGTCGGTTCGGCACCCGCACCATCCGCTTCGAAACCGGCCGCCTCGCGCAGCAGGCGCAGGGCTCGGCCGTCGCCTACCTCGACGACGAGACGATGCTCCTCTCGGCGACGAGCGTCTCGAAGCAGCCGAAGGATCAGTTCGACTTCTTCCCGCTGACCATCGACGTCGAAGAGCGCATGTACGCCGCCGGGCGCATCCCCGGCTCGTTCTTCCGCCGCGAGGGCCGCCCCTCGACCGACGCCATCCTCACGTGCCGTCTCATCGACCGCCCCCTGCGCCCCTCGTTCGTCGAGGGCCTGCGCAACGAGGTCCAGGTCGTCGTGACGGTCCTCGCGATCGAGCCCGACGAGCTCTACGACGTGCTCGCCATCAACGCCGCGTCGCTCTCGACCCAGCTCTCGGGCCTGCCCTTCTCGGGCCCCGTCGCCGGCGTGCGCGTCGCGCTCATCGACGGCCAGTGGGTCGCGTTCCCGAAGTACTCGCAGCTCTCGGAGGCCGTGTTCAGCATGGTCGTCGCGGGTCGCGTCGTCACCGAGGAAGACGGCTCGCAGGATGTCGCGATCATGATGATCGAGGCCGAGGCCACCGACCACGCGTGGGACCTCATCCAGGCCGGCGCGGTCAAGCCGAACGAAGAGGTCATCGCGCAGGGCATCGAGGCGTCGAAGCCCTTCATCACGCAGCTCGTCGCCGCTCAGCAGCAGGTCGCCGCCACCGCGGCGAAGCCGACCGCCGAGTACCCGACGTTCCCGCCGTACCAGCAGTCGACGTACGACGTCGTCGCGGGCCTCGCCTACGACGAGCTCAAGAGCGTCTACCAGATCGCCGGCAAGGTCGAGCGCCAGGACGCCGACGACGCGCTCAAGTCGCGCGTCAAGGCCGCCGTCGCCGCCAAGGTCGAGGCGGGCGAGCTGCCCGAGTCGGCGGTCGGCGAGGTCTCGGCCGCGTACAAGTCGGTCACGAAGCTCGTCGTCCGTTCGCGCGTCCTCGAAGAGGGCGTCCGCATCGACGGCCGCGGCCTCCGCGACATCCGTCCGCTCGACGCCGAGGTGCAGGTCGTGCCCCGCGTCCACGGCTCGGCCATCTTCCAGCGCGGCGAGACGCAGATCCTCGGCATCACGACGCTCAACATGCTCAAGATGGAGCAGCAGATCGACTCGCTCTCGCCCGAGACGAAGAAACGCTACATGCACAACTACAACTTCCCGCCGTACTCGACGGGTGAGACGGGTCGTGTGGGTTCGCCGAAGCGTCGCGAGATCGGCCACGGCGCGCTCGCCGAGCGTGCGCTCGTGCCCGTGCTGCCCACGCGCGAGGAGTTCCCGTACGCCATCCGCCAGGTCTCCGAGGCGCTCGGCTCGAACGGCTCGACCTCGATGGGCTCGGTCTGCGCGTCGACGCTGTCGCTCCTGAACGCGGGTGTGCCGCTGCGCGCTCCCGTCGCGGGCATCGCGATGGGCCTCATCTCCGACACCGTGAACGGCGAGACCCGCTACGCGGCGCTCACCGACATCCTCGGCGCCGAAGACGCGCTCGGCGACATGGACTTCAAGGTCGCCGGCACGTCGGAGTTCGTCACGGCGATCCAGCTCGACACGAAGCTCGACGGCATCCCCGCCTCGGTGCTCGCGGGCGCGCTGACCCAGGCGAAGGAGGCTCGCACGACGATCCTCCAGGTCCTGAACGCCGCGATCGACGGCCCCGACGAGATGGCCCCGACCGCGCCTCGCGTGATCTCGGTGCAGATCCCCGTCGACAAGATCGGCGAGCTGATCGGCCCGAAGGGCAAGACGATCAACGCGATCCAGGACGAGACCGGCGCCGACATCTCGATCGAAGAAGACGGCACCGTGTACATCGGCGCCGTCGACGGCCCGTCGGCCGAGGCCGCTCGTGCCCAGGTCAACGCGATCGCGAACCCGACGAACCCCGAGGTCGGCGAGCAGTTCCTCGGCACGGTCGTGAAGATCGCGACGTTCGGCGCGTTCGTCTCGCTGCTTCCCGGCAAGGACGGCCTGCTGCACATCTCCGAGGTGCGCAAGCTCGCCGGCGGCAAGCGCGTCGAGAACGTCGAAGACGTGCTCGGCGTCGGCCAGAAGCTCCTCGTCGAGATCACGAAGATCGACGACCGCGGCAAGCTCTCGCTCGCGCCGGTCCTCCAGGAAGAGGCCGACACGAACGGTCGCGAGACCGCGCCGGTGCACGCCGAGGAGCCCGCAGAGGGCGCCGAGGTCTGA
- a CDS encoding FMN reductase — protein sequence MTTKRLVAISAGLSTPSSTRQLADRLLADGVALLREQGHDVEVEVFELRDLAHDITNHLLLGFAPPKLEAALDSVAKADGLIAVTPIFTTSYAGLFKSFIDVIDPQALTDLPVLIGATGGTPRHSLAIDYAIRPLFTYLHAIPVTTGVFAATSDWGGSGDGVRSLPERIFRGAKEFAELVDRTDRSDLVNDPFNLDRPMGHLIGGLAGE from the coding sequence ATGACGACCAAGCGTCTCGTCGCGATCTCGGCGGGGCTCAGCACCCCGTCGTCGACCCGCCAGCTCGCCGACCGGCTCCTCGCCGACGGCGTCGCGCTCCTCCGCGAGCAGGGCCACGACGTCGAGGTGGAGGTGTTCGAGCTGCGCGATCTCGCGCACGACATCACGAACCACCTCCTCCTCGGCTTCGCCCCGCCCAAGCTCGAGGCCGCGCTCGACTCGGTCGCGAAGGCCGACGGCCTCATCGCCGTCACGCCCATCTTCACGACGAGCTACGCAGGACTCTTCAAGTCGTTCATCGACGTCATCGACCCGCAGGCCCTCACCGACCTGCCGGTGCTCATCGGCGCGACGGGCGGCACCCCGCGGCACTCGCTCGCGATCGACTACGCGATCCGCCCGCTCTTCACCTACCTCCACGCCATCCCCGTCACGACGGGCGTGTTCGCGGCGACGAGCGACTGGGGCGGATCGGGCGACGGCGTGCGCTCGCTGCCCGAGCGGATCTTCCGCGGCGCGAAGGAGTTCGCCGAGCTCGTCGACCGCACCGACCGCTCCGACCTTGTGAACGACCCGTTCAACCTCGACCGGCCGATGGGCCACCTCATCGGCGGACTCGCGGGGGAGTGA
- a CDS encoding alpha/beta fold hydrolase has translation MGDPEAGGGVDRSNERADASVPGVFAPPPADWRERADELDAALPDFDWRALPPGAERIRFDAPSGPLAGLVMGPVDGERVVLVPGATGSKEDFVLMLPLLAGAGYRVESFDLAGQYESFEAGPRRLDPPRARYDASLFLDDLVFVLESGRTPAHVLGYSFAGTLAQQALVARPDLFASLALLSSPPEPGQAFRGVKRIGPLSQFTTPHQGAGLMLWGIRNNLNKVPPGRLAFVRERFALTRRESVDDIIACMMATPDLRTEVEASPVPKLVAVGAHDLWPTELHARSADELGARLAVYETGHSPCEESPHALSRDLLALYAEA, from the coding sequence GTGGGCGACCCCGAGGCAGGAGGCGGCGTGGACCGGTCGAACGAGCGAGCGGATGCCTCGGTGCCGGGCGTCTTCGCACCCCCGCCCGCCGATTGGCGCGAGCGCGCCGACGAGCTCGACGCGGCCCTCCCCGACTTCGATTGGCGGGCGCTGCCGCCGGGCGCGGAGCGCATCCGGTTCGATGCGCCGAGCGGGCCGCTCGCGGGCCTCGTGATGGGGCCGGTCGACGGAGAGCGGGTCGTGCTCGTGCCGGGCGCGACTGGTTCGAAGGAGGACTTCGTGCTCATGCTGCCGCTCCTCGCGGGCGCCGGCTATCGGGTGGAGTCGTTCGATCTCGCGGGGCAGTACGAGTCGTTCGAGGCAGGCCCCCGGCGACTCGATCCGCCGCGCGCGCGGTACGACGCATCCCTCTTCCTCGACGACCTCGTCTTCGTGCTCGAGTCGGGGCGAACGCCCGCGCACGTCCTCGGCTACAGCTTCGCGGGCACGCTCGCGCAGCAGGCGCTCGTCGCCCGGCCCGACCTCTTCGCGAGCCTCGCGCTGCTCTCGAGCCCGCCCGAGCCCGGCCAGGCGTTCCGCGGGGTCAAGCGCATCGGGCCGCTGTCGCAGTTCACGACGCCGCATCAGGGCGCGGGTCTCATGCTGTGGGGCATCCGGAACAACCTCAACAAAGTGCCGCCCGGCAGGCTCGCATTCGTGCGCGAACGGTTCGCCCTCACGCGCCGCGAGAGCGTCGACGACATCATCGCGTGCATGATGGCGACGCCCGACCTGCGAACCGAGGTCGAGGCGTCGCCCGTGCCGAAGCTCGTCGCCGTGGGGGCGCACGACCTCTGGCCGACCGAACTGCACGCGCGCTCGGCCGACGAGCTCGGCGCGCGGCTCGCCGTGTACGAGACCGGCCACAGTCCGTGCGAGGAGTCGCCGCACGCGCTCTCGCGCGACCTGCTCGCGCTGTACGCGGAGGCGTGA